One genomic window of Quercus robur chromosome 6, dhQueRobu3.1, whole genome shotgun sequence includes the following:
- the LOC126733186 gene encoding transcription initiation factor TFIID subunit 14b isoform X1, producing the protein MSHSHLTISARKQGEYQSDDGASAAPKQPRLKFGKSAEDTDKKGANRRLKDVEICVPIVYGTIAFYLGRKASESQSHKWTVYVRGATNEDLGAVIKRVVFQLHPSFNNPTRVVESPPFELSECGWGEFEIAISLFFHSDVCDKQVDLYHHLKLYPEDESGPQSTKKPVVMESYNEIVFPDPSENFLARVQNHPAVIVPRLPAGFNLPDPVPIENLHEKEKGDTKDHPHSQWFMNFSEADELLKLAAARQQVQAHIIKLRRQLSMMDGLPQLSKPPTGYEFT; encoded by the exons ATGTCACACTCACACCTCACAATTTCAGCAAGAAAACAAGGCGAATACCAGTCCGATGATGGTGCTTCTGCTGCCCCAAAGCAACCTCGTCTCAAATTTGGGAAGTCCGCTGAAGATACCGACAAAAAG GGTGCAAACAGGAGGCTTAAGGATGTTGAAATTTGTGTTCCAATAGTATATGGAACAATTGCATTTTATCTCGGTAGAAAGGCCAGTGA GTCTCAGTCGCACAAGTGGACTGTGTATGTACGTGGGGCAACAAATGAGGATCTTGGGGCGGTGATAAAACGGGTGGTATTTCAGTTGCATCCTAGTTTCAATAACCCTACAAGAGTGGTTGAATCGCCCCCATTTGAGTTATCAGAATGCGGATGGGGTGAATTTGAAATTGCCATCAGCCTTTTTTTCCATAGCGACGTCTGCGATAAACAAGTGGATTT GTATCACCATTTGAAGTTATATCCTGAAGATGAATCTGGCCCCCAGTCAACCAAGAAACCTGTTGTAATGGAATCATACAATGAAATTGTATTCCCTGATCCATCAGAGAATTTTTTGGCTCGTGTGCAGAATCATCCAGCTGTTATTGTGCCTCGGCTGCCTGCTGGTTTTAACTTGCCTGATCCTG TGCCAATTGAGAACTTGCATGAAAAGGAAAAGGGTGATACCAAAGATCATCCCCATAGTCAGTGGTTCATGAATTTCTCAGAGGCCGACGAGCTTTTGAAACTGGCAGCAGCTCGTCAGCAG GTACAAGCGCATATTATTAAGCTGAGAAGACAATTGAGTATGATGGATGGGCTGCCTCAACTGTCGAAACCACCCACTGGTTATGAATTTACATGA
- the LOC126733189 gene encoding uncharacterized protein LOC126733189: MPKRMSRKKGKRGSDSERIDNQANQEQSEDVWSRPNWPPRLEKVFVELLIEEMKYHLDVCATGFNEEAWDHVCKEFNQETSLNYDKMELKKHLAVLRKRYRIVKPLYNHGGFGWDYCRKMVDVDDLVWKEYIEVHPEIEPYRKWGCPIYEELCTIFTKPKATGEFAIAIGGYSRSGSNNLAHPRGNVNTNISNGRNKRQSAQPVGSGPNKKHDKGTENSKEINSVSKSNGTAAPQSDDPDSASHCIAIINGMQGVDRRTYNAALDLFQNSTWRKTFISLKSEKRLNWLKAMLPSV; this comes from the exons ATTGATAATCAGGCAAATCAAGAGCAATCAGAGGATGTTTGGTCCAGGCCAAACTGGCCACCACGCCTGGAGAAAGTATTCGTTGAATTGCTGATTGAGGAAATGAAATACCATCTGGACGTGTGTGCCACTGGCTTTAATGAGGAGGCATGGGACCATGTGTGCAAAGAATTTAATCAGGAGACAAGTCTAAATTATGATAAGATGGAACTGAAAAAACATCTAGCTGTTTTAAGAAAGCGGTATCGCATTGTAAAACCTTTGTATAACCATGGAGGCTTTGGTTGGGATTATTGTCGGAAGATGGTGGATGTTGATGATCTAGTGTGGAAAGAATATATTGAG GTGCATCCTGAGATTGAGCCGTACAGGAAATGGGGGTGTCCAATTTATGAAGAGCTATGCACAATATTTACAAAGCCAAAGGCCACTGGAGAGTTTGCCATTGCAATTGGTGGATACAGCAGGTCTGGCAGCAACAATCTTGCACACCCAAGGGGGAATGTCAATACCAACATTTCAAATGGACGGAATAAGCGCCAGTCAGCACAGCCTGTGGGTTCAGGTCCCAACAAGAAACATGACAAAGGAACTGAGAATTCAAAGGAGATTAATTCTGTCTCGAAATCAAATGGAACTGCAGCACCTCAATCTGATGACCCAGACTCTGCTAGTCATTGTATTGCTATAATAAATGGGATGCAAGGTGTTGATCGCCGTACTTATAATGCTGCTCTGGATTTGTTTCAGAACTCAACCTGGAGAAAAACATTCATATCATTAAAAAGTGAGAAGAGGTTGAACTGGTTGAAGGCCATGCTTCCTAGTGTTTAA
- the LOC126733187 gene encoding uncharacterized protein LOC126733187 produces MAAENNIDLSNLKSQLSQTHEEWKHEMERSQSQVDVLQTKIMEVKISIQGSEEDAKKELEVLWRRVKTTATLLTYLKSKARLMAVPHLAHTSCGIKQLEGVGFIDKNGTPLSGWTRNIDLSSFDSPDEDTLIGISGKHVSSLDEQDATYTGEILKSVQMVTDVMEALVKRVILAESETVIEKEKVTFGQEEIKRKSIQIENMSLKLEEMERFALGTNSILNEMRQRVEDLVEETSRQRQRAAENEQELCRVKRDFESLKSYVSSLITVRETLLSSEKQFQTIEKLFERLVAKTTQLEGEKMQKETEVQKLMEENVRLSALLDKKEAQLLAMNEQCKVMALSASNI; encoded by the exons ATGGCTGCAGAGAATAATATTGACTTGTCAAATTTGAAGTCTCAGCTAAGCCAAACACATGAAGAGTGGAAGCACGAAATGGAAAGGAGCCAGTCCCAAGTGGATGTCTTGCAAACAAAAATTATGGAGGTAAAAATATCTATACAGGGGTCTGAGGAAGATGCAAAAAAGGAGTTAGAGGTTCTTTGGCGGAGAGTTAAAACTACTGCAACACTTTTAACTTACTTGAAATCAAAGGCACGACTCATGGCTGTTCCCCATTTAGCCCATACATCATGTGGCATCAAACAATTAGAAGGGGTAGGGTTTATTGACAAAAATGGTACACCATTGTCTGGCTGGACTAGGAATATTGATCTTTCTTCATTTGACAGTCCAGATGAAGATACATTGATTGGAATTAGTGGGAAACATGTTTCATCACTGGATGAACAAGATGCAACGTACACTGGTGAAATACTCAAGTCTGTGCAGATGGTTACAGATGTAATGGAAGCTCTTGTTAAAAGGGTTATATTAGCAGAATCTGAAACTGTAATTGAGAAGGAGAAGGTAACTTTTGGCCAGGAAGAAATTAAACGGAAGTCAATCCAAATTGAGAACATGTCTTTGAAATTAGAGGAGATGGAACGTTTTGCTCTAGGTACAAATAGCATACTGAATGAAATGCGGCAGAGAGTTGAGGATTTGGTTGAAGAAACATCTAGACAGAGGCAGCGAGCTGCAGAAAATGAACAGGAGCTTTGTCGTGTGAAAAGAGACTTTGAGTCTCTAAAATCATATGTTAGCAGTctcatcactgtgagagaaaCACTTCTTTCATCAGAGAAGCAGTTCCAAACTATTGAGAAGCTGTTTGAACG GCTAGTTGCAAAGACAACACAGTTAGAGGGTGAGAAGATGCAGAAAGAGACTGAAGTGCAGAAACTTATGGAAGAGAATGTGAGGTTAAGTGCTCTTCTTGACAAGAAAGAGGCTCAGCTTTTGGCCATGAATGAACAGTGCAAGGTAATGGCCTTGAGTGCTTCGAATATCTAA
- the LOC126689667 gene encoding protein SMALL AUXIN UP-REGULATED RNA 12-like has translation MALKKSNKLPQTAALKQILKRCSSFGKKNNGYDAEGLPDDVPKGHFAVYVGENRSRYIIPISWLTHPEFQSLLQRAEDEFGFNHDMGLTIPCEEVVFRSLTSMIR, from the coding sequence ATGGCTCtgaaaaaatcaaacaaactaCCTCAAACAGCAGCTTTGAAACAAATTCTCAAGAGATGCTCAAGCTTTGGGAAGAAGAATAATGGGTACGATGCAGAAGGGCTTCCTGATGATGTGCCAAAAGGCCATTTTGCTGTCTATGTTGGAGAGAATAGAAGCAGATACATAATTCCAATTTCATGGTTGACTCACCCTGAGTTCCAAAGTCTGCTTCAAAGAGCTGAGGACGAGTTTGGCTTTAATCATGACATGGGCCTTACCATtccttgtgaagaagttgttttTAGGTCTCTAACGTCAATGATCAGATAA
- the LOC126733186 gene encoding transcription initiation factor TFIID subunit 14b isoform X2, producing the protein MSHSHLTISARKQGEYQSDDGASAAPKQPRLKFGKSAEDTDKKGANRRLKDVEICVPIVYGTIAFYLGRKASESQSHKWTVYVRGATNEDLGAVIKRVVFQLHPSFNNPTRVVESPPFELSECGWGEFEIAISLFFHSDVCDKQVDLYHHLKLYPEDESGPQSTKKPVVMESYNEIVFPDPSENFLARVQNHPAVIVPRLPAGFNLPDPVPIENLHEKEKGDTKDHPHSQWFMNFSEADELLKLAAARQQVRISTSAYY; encoded by the exons ATGTCACACTCACACCTCACAATTTCAGCAAGAAAACAAGGCGAATACCAGTCCGATGATGGTGCTTCTGCTGCCCCAAAGCAACCTCGTCTCAAATTTGGGAAGTCCGCTGAAGATACCGACAAAAAG GGTGCAAACAGGAGGCTTAAGGATGTTGAAATTTGTGTTCCAATAGTATATGGAACAATTGCATTTTATCTCGGTAGAAAGGCCAGTGA GTCTCAGTCGCACAAGTGGACTGTGTATGTACGTGGGGCAACAAATGAGGATCTTGGGGCGGTGATAAAACGGGTGGTATTTCAGTTGCATCCTAGTTTCAATAACCCTACAAGAGTGGTTGAATCGCCCCCATTTGAGTTATCAGAATGCGGATGGGGTGAATTTGAAATTGCCATCAGCCTTTTTTTCCATAGCGACGTCTGCGATAAACAAGTGGATTT GTATCACCATTTGAAGTTATATCCTGAAGATGAATCTGGCCCCCAGTCAACCAAGAAACCTGTTGTAATGGAATCATACAATGAAATTGTATTCCCTGATCCATCAGAGAATTTTTTGGCTCGTGTGCAGAATCATCCAGCTGTTATTGTGCCTCGGCTGCCTGCTGGTTTTAACTTGCCTGATCCTG TGCCAATTGAGAACTTGCATGAAAAGGAAAAGGGTGATACCAAAGATCATCCCCATAGTCAGTGGTTCATGAATTTCTCAGAGGCCGACGAGCTTTTGAAACTGGCAGCAGCTCGTCAGCAGGTTAGAATAA GTACAAGCGCATATTATTAA